From the Branchiostoma floridae strain S238N-H82 unplaced genomic scaffold, Bfl_VNyyK Sc7u5tJ_1557, whole genome shotgun sequence genome, the window ACAGCATTGCATCGTGGACGACATGCcaaatgtgaaaacttgtaaatatttcttGTCCAGGCCATGCATAATACATGTCCAGACGTATCGTttaagagattcattagtcacgtttagaattttcttctaacagtgaaGAAGCAGTCCACATCCAGCTAGTTGAAAGGTGCGAGACTGAACCGcaatgatggctgggagctgcccaagtcctacttacccctactccgcaaggaggcggggtgaggggcagaagattcatgcaagtctcgacctagttctcgcaactctcgcgagactaggtcactccgtgatcaagatggactgatagccatcggaAATTTGGATGTCTAGACGTAATTTTATGAAGGTCATCCAACTTTGGTATATTGCATTTCACTGTGCATGCGAATTTTGAACTATGAACCTTTTTATTATTGCTTCGCAAatcaacatttcaaacaaaacagGCCCGTTGCTCCAGCCGGTCTCATACGTCCATCCCCCCGTGAGCGCCCAGCTCGTCGTCCATGTACTGCCCGTCCATGAAGGACGTCTCCTGGACGGACTCGCCGTCCTCCCCTCCGTCCACATGCACCTGCACCAGCTGGTAACCCTCGGGAACGAGAACGGTGGTGGGACCACGTGACGACTGGCGGCCAATCGATGAACGTCTGAAATGACGTAGAATGGAGGACAATAGAATGAGTACACAGTGCGCACAAAGTATGTTGTACTTGAAGTATGTTGTACTTGAAGGAAGTACGGAATGTTCTAGATTACCATGTTACACAATGGATGACTTCAATACtgtaaaagaacacaaaaaatATGAAACTGGATGTTCTACTTCGGTACCACAGAAAATCGCTAGGGGCAACGTTCAACTTGTCCATCCTCTTGCTGACATCTATCTACTAGACAGTGAAAGCCAAAAAGTGCTGGTTTTGGAATAGTTTGGAATAACTATAATATAATGCCCTCATTGGCCCGGGCTGTTCTGGACCTCGGAACGCTGGTGGTCCGGCGGATGATGAGTTAGTTACATGTAGGACTACCCTGGAGTTAGGACTAACCTGGACTAGTCTGGACTAGTACAAGTGGTCCAGACTAGTCCAGACTAGTCATTGACTAGTCTCAGGGACTAGTCCGAATCGGTCCGACTGGTCTGGGAGCAACGAGCTTTGGACTAGTCCCAACCAGTCCGATTGGGCTGGTAGTGACGAGCTTGGACTAGTCTGGAAGTGGTCCATTGGGGGACTTTGGACTAGTCTGGACTAGTCCTGACTAGTCCCAGGGACACGTCCGGACCGGTCCCACTGGGCTGGGAGCAACGGGCTTTGGTCTAGTCCGGACTAGTCTGATTGTGCTGGTAGGGACGGGCTTGGACTAGTCTGGACTAATACAAGTGGTCCATTTATGGACTTTGGACTAGTCCCTGACTAATTAGCCCGGACCGGTCTGACTGGGCTGGGAGCGACGGACTTTGGACTAGTCCATATTAGTCCGATTGGGCTTCGACTAGTCTGGTCCGTTTTGGGATTTTGGACGAGTCCGGACTAATCCCTGACTAGTCCCATGAACTTGTCCGGACCGGTCCGACTGGGCTGGGAGCAACGGGCTTGGTCTAGTCCGGGACTAGTCTGATTGGGCTGGTAGTGACGGGCTTGGACTGGTCTGGACTAGTACAAGTGGTCCATTTTGGGACTTAGGGCTAGTCCGGACTAGTCCCTGACTAGTCCCAGGGAACTAGTCCCGACCGGTCCGACTGGGCTGGGAGCGACGGACTTGGACCGGACCAGTATCGGTGGGTAAATATAAATGGGCACTGAGTGAACTGCgataaaagacaaaacacatcaaGGAGGTGTCGATCTGGACCTCTAACGGATTTACTCTAAGCTTATTTCTGTATGCTGTCCACATACCCACGACAACTTGACGTaatataaaatgaaaataatgtcGTCTGTACCTTGATTGCGAGTAACTTCCCACAGTTTTTGCTGTCGGCACCGCCATGAGTTTGGTTCCGGGCTGCGGGGTGTACTGCACTCTTCTGAACCTAGGGGGCGCCATGGGCGGTGTGAGGATCACTCCGTCGTAGGGGTTCATGTACTGCCTCACGGGAACGTACCTCACGTTGGGGGAGTACATTCCCATCCTCTGGTACGGCATACCCATTCCCCCGAATCCCGGCATACCCCCCATGGCCCCCATAGCTCCCATCATGCCTCTCGGGCCCGCATGGTTCATGGGAAATCTGGGCATGCCGCCGCATCCCGTGGGTAACCTTCCGTTGGGGATGGCCCCCGGGTTGCCCCTGCCTCTCCCCACCCCTCCCGTGGCGCCCGCAGCGTTCTCTGTGGTTTCAGCATTGCCGCCTCCTCCGTTCTTTgctataatgataataaaagaaGACACTGAGATGCATATACTACAGAGAAAAATTTGATAGGCACTAGAACGAAAGACATTGATGCTGAACGTTAATAGAATTCCATAAGAAACACCTGCGTTCACCTTTCTTCAACCTAAAATATAGCCGTACATTGCACCCAAACATGAAATGGTCTGTAAAGTAGCAAACAGGACAATGTGCATCTGAAAGCTATAGCCTAAACAATTTTGCCGTACGGTGTACTGGAAAGAACTGATTGAAAATCTGAATGATGTAAAAAGTTGCCTGAGTTGATGCATGCaaatactgtaacgttattgTAGTTTTGGGTATATCCTATTCAATCCACGTCTTTTCCTTGGACATAGATATAGTTCGCACTGTTTGTAGATATCATCCTCGTCTACTACattagtagtactagtatatgtgcAGGTAAGGCGTTGCAAATAGCGAAGCCAGACAAAGCATATTTAGTGCTGAAAACGTGCAGCAAAGCGATATCAAGTGAATGTTGACAGCCAAGGGTCAGCCATTGCTATTGTTGCCCCTACTTAACATTGGAAAATATTCCTTTTAGTCACACGCAGACATGTTATCTTATGATAAGATGaagcgcacgcacacacataagTAAGGCCAGACTACGCAAAGCAAGCGTTCCAAAGCAGAGCAAGTAGTGCTACACTGCGATGGAAAATAGTCCATACTTACACGGCCCTGTTACACATTCCATTCAATGATGGAAGGAAAGACAAATTCGTTCATTTCAATTGTATCAAATATAGAtgatataacagttactgtaatatcaAAAGTAGAATAATTTATAATTGCAGAAGATATCTACATAAAATGTGACGTCATATTATCAAACGCTGCTCATATGTAAGGCCAAGGAGGTTTAGAGAATTAAGAAggtcttctttttttatttcaacctccttggtaaggcAGAAAGAATTGATTATTTCAAGGGGGTCTTATTTTATTCTTaattattttaacctcctttgtTATTTATCTGAAAGATTGGCATTGTTGTATTAGAACCTGATCACAAATTAATCACTTACCCGCTGACATTTCGtaaacttttttctttccttcggTTCTTTcctgaaaaagaagaaaatattgaaaaaggaATACGACTTCGTTGTCATAAATATTGACATTAACGATTTCAATAGCGTATGTTCGAACATGTATTTACGTTGAAGGTTTGTATTGATGCAAATATGTGAATACGTGTGGATATTGTCATTAAAACATTGACCACATTATCGGTTTAACACTTGAGTATTATTCAGAGTATTATATAATATTCTTACGTATTGTAGCTGTATCCTCAAGTCGTTGTTCgcttctttgtatgattttagGAGAGATTGTAGATAGTAGATTGCCATTCTGAAAGAAAACTTACAAAACGTCAGTACTAGTCATCAAATCACATCCTACTAATCAAAGATACGTTAACGTTTGTGACATCTCtctcaaaattctgtcagtaaaagttcgcccccccccccagatgAAATTTCCCGCCTCTGCTAGCGAGGCAGATTTACCAAGAACAGTCCCAAGAAACTAGGGTATGTCCCACTACCGGGGTAGTTCGAGTACAACGGTATAAGCCATCGGGCATTATGTCAACGAATGAATTGCCCTGAGGCTCTTACGAACTGTTGTTGGTATTGCCTTGAGTGCCATTGTTAAAACAAGGGACGTATCTGAAAAGTGAAAGCCATTTTACTAGCTATTTTAAGGACAAGGAAAGATGAGCTTTAACAGTGaccatttatttattgatagtAACTAGTATAATTGACGTAGGTCCAAAACGACATCTTTAGTCGTCTACCTAAAACATTTCGTAGTCTATACAAACTATTGCATTCGTTAGCCATTGCCCTGTTCTCAGTTTGACagtggacattttttttattgatagtAACTAGTATGAATGACGTAGGCCCATAACGACATGTTTAATCGTCTACGTAAAACATTTCGTCGTCTACGCAAGGAAAAATTGTCGTTGTGGGCCTTCGTACCAACAGGCTACTTACATAAGCAACATGAAGAGAGGGATCATGACGCCTGCTGTGCTGAGGTACGCCATGACTGACCTCATCCAGGGCGGGAACTTCTCGTTGACTGTGTCAGAAATGATGTCAAATATCCTTTCCTTTCCGCTGTAGACATACAAAACGTATATTATTTGAGATTCTACTAGATTTGATGCTAAATAAAATGTCAAATATTCTACTATGGGCATTCTCCCACGTCACCATCAATTCCTGTGGGCGTCActacaaaccagctgtcagccaatcagagattgGCCTTTCAtgtttcaaaagggatctcgcatatacataagggtaagctcattaatatttataagcacgGTGGTCAGGAaatgatggtgacggttgagatagcagagtacagacaagaggcggtttgcttgcgtcgttggatgtctctgcgtaggataATGGGTATGGGGTACCAAGCTGTCTCCAGGTCCTACACAGACCTGTTCCTTCGTTTTAGAGTCGATGTGCCCCCAAGGCAATTTTACCTCTGGGTACAAaggcaaaatatttgtttgcGTTCGAGTCGATCAAGGAGCTAGCGCTTGTGTAGACTGgaaaaagtctggtttccaggctACAGATCACCCTACTTTTGAGAGAAGCTGCGAATTTTTTCATGTTACAACAGCATGCACAAAGAGATGAAGGTTGCTTGACACAAGTAACGTAAGATATCCTCCCAAGCAGCCTTTGTAACCAACCCCTGCTTCTCCTATTGGggcagttagtcctcactctcagtgagcaattgagctggtctcaatcatgatgctTTTGacctagggagaagagatgctgttacagttacaatgtagttaacccgtaaccttggagtggccttcgaTTCACACATTGAAATGaacttcaggtcttgttacgtggtgaccatcaAGTAAAAAATATAATTAGACAGAGGTTAGATGTGTAGTTAGTTACCTGAACGGTCCACAGTTCCTTGACGGTTCTATAGAAACCA encodes:
- the LOC118408118 gene encoding uncharacterized protein LOC118408118, with translation MPRFPMNHAGPRGMMGAMGAMGGMPGFGGMGMPYQRMGMYSPNVRYVPVRQYMNPYDGVILTPPMAPPRFRRVQYTPQPGTKLMAVPTAKTVGSYSQSRRSSIGRQSSRGPTTVLVPEGYQLVQVHVDGGEDGESVQETSFMDGQYMDDELGAHGGMDV